From Orcinus orca chromosome 3, mOrcOrc1.1, whole genome shotgun sequence, a single genomic window includes:
- the PNPLA6 gene encoding patatin-like phospholipase domain-containing protein 6 isoform X6, translated as MEAPLQTGMVLGVMIGAGVAVLVTAVLILLLVRRLRVPKTPAPDGPRYRFRKRDKVLFYGRKIMRKVSQSTSSLVDASVSTTSRPRMKKKLKMLNIAKKILRIQKEAPTLQRKEPPPAVLEADLTEGDLANSHLPSEVLYMLKNVRVLGHFEKPLFLELCRHMVFQRLSQGDYVFRPGQPDASIYVVQDGLLELCLPAPDGKECVVKEVVPGDSVNSLLSILDVITGHQHPQRTVSARAARDSTVLRLPVEAFSAVFTKYPESLVRVVQIIMVRLQRVTFLALHNYLGLTNELFSHEIQPLRLFPSPGLPARTSPVRGSKRIASTSASEEARETPGRPPDPTGAPLPATAGDPVKPTSLEAPSAPLLSRCISMPVDISGLQGGPRSDFDMAYERGRISVSLQEEASWGPQAALARTPTQEPREQPAGACEYSYCEDESATGGCPFGPYQGRQTSSIFEAAKRELAKLMRIEDPSLLNSRVLLHHTKAGTIIARQGDQDVSLHFVLWGCLHVYQRMIDKAEDVCLFVVQPGELVGQLAVLTGEPLIFTLRAQRDCTFLRISKSDFYEIMRAQPSVVLSAAQTVAARMSPFVRQMDFAIDWTAVEAGRALYRQGDRSDCTYIVLNGRLRSVIQRGNGKKELVGEYGRGDLIGVVEALTRQPRATTVHAVRDTELAKLPEGTLGHIKRRYPQVVTRLIHLLSQKILGNLQQLQGPFPGSGLGVPPHSELTNPASNLATVAVLPVCAEVPMVAFMLELQHALQAIGPTLLLNSDIIRARLGASALDSIQEFRLSGWLAQQEDTHRIVLYQTDASLTPWTVRCLRQADCILIVGLGDQEPTLGQLEQMLENTAVRALKQLVLLHREEGPGPTRTVEWLNMRSWCSGHLHLRCPRRLFSRRSPAKLHELYEKVFSRRADRHSDFSRLARVLTGNTIALVLGGGGARGCSHIGVLKALEEAGVPVDLVGGTSIGSFIGALYAEERSASRTKQRAREWAKSMTSVLEPVLDLTYPVTSMFTGSAFNRSIHRVFQDKQIEDLWLPYFNVTTDITASAMRVHKDGSLWRYVRASMTLSGYLPPLCDPKDGHLLMDGGYINNLPADIARSMGAKTVIAIDVGSQDETDLSTYGDSLSGWWLLWKRLNPWADKIKVPDMAEIQSRLAYVSCVRQLEVVKSSSYCEYLRPPIDCFKTMDFGKFDQIYDVGYQYGKAVFGGWTRGDIIEKMLTDRRSADLNESRRADVLAFPSSGFTDLAEIVSRIEPPTSYVSVSDGCADGEESDCLTEYEEDVGPDCSRDEGGSPEGASPSTASEMEEGKPILRHRSCLPQDAPRSADA; from the exons ATGGAGGCGCCGCTTCAAACCGGAATG GTGCTGGGCGTGATGATCGGGGCTGGAGTCGCGGTGCTGGTCACGGCCGTGCTCATCCTCCTGCTGGTGCGGAGGCTTCGAGTGCCGA AAACTCCAGCCCCGGATGGCCCGCGGTATCGATTCCGGAAGAGAGATAAAGTGCTTTTCTATGGCCGGAAGATTATGCGGAAG GTATCACAATCCACTTCTTCGCTGGTGGACGCCTCCGTCTCCACCACTTCCCGGCCACGCATGAAGAAGAAActtaagatgctcaacattgctaagaA gaTCCTGCGCATCCAGAAAGAGGCGCCAACGCTGCAGCGGAAGGAGCCCCCGCCTGCGGTGCTGGAGGCTGACCTGACTGAGGGCGACCTGGCCAACTCCCACCTGCCCTCCGAGGTGCTCTACATGCTCAAGAACGTCCG GGTGCTGGGCCACTTTGAGAAGCCGCTCTTCCTGGAGCTGTGCCGGCACATGGTCTTCCAGCGGCTCAGCCAGGGTGACTACGTCTTCCGGCCAGGCCAGCCTGATGCCAGCATCTACGTGGTGCAGGATGGGCTGCTGGAGCTCTGTCTGCCGGCTCCT GATGGGAAGGAGTGTGTGGTGAAGGAAGTGGTTCCTGGGGACAGTGTCAACAGCCTTCTGAGCATCCTGGATGTCATCACC GGTCACCAGCACCCCCAGCGTACTGTGTCTGCTCGGGCGGCCCGAGACTCCACGGTGCTGCGGCTTCCAGTCGAGGCCTTCTCAGCCGTCTTCACCAAGTATCCCGAGAGCTTGGTGCGGGTAGTGCAG ATCATCATGGTGAGGCTGCAGCGGGTCACTTTCCTGGCGCTTCACAACTACCTGGGTCTGACCAACGAGCTCTTCAGCCAC gagaTCCAGCCCCTGCGCCTCTTCCCCAGCCCGGGCCTCCCAGCCCGCACCAGCCCTGTGCGTGGCTCCAAGCGGATAGCCAGCACCTCTGCTTCTGAGGAGGCGAGGGAGACGCCTGGCCGGCCGCCTGACCCCACCGGGGCCCCACTGCCTGCAACTGCAG GGGACCCAGTGAAGCCCACATCCCTGGAAGCCCCCTCGGCGCCCTTGCTGAGTCGCTGCATCTCGATGCCAGTGGACATCTCAG GCTTGCAGGGCGGCCCTCGCTCGGACTTCGACATGGCATATGAGCGGGGCCGGATCTCCGTGTCCCTGCAGGAAGAGGCCTCATGGGGGCCCCAGGCAGCCCTGGCTCGG ACCCCTACTCAGGAGCCCCGGGAGCAGCCAGCCGGCGCCTGTGAATACAGCTACTGTGAGGATGAGTCGGCCACTGGCGGGTGCCCCTTCGGGCCCTACCAGGGCCGCCAGACAAGCAGCATCTTTGAGGCGGCGAAGCGAGAGCTGGCCAAGCTGATGCGGATTGAG gaCCCCTCCCTTTTGAACAGCCGAGTCTTGCTGCACCACACCAAAGCCGGCACCATCATTGCCCGCCAGGGGGACCAG GATGTGAGCCTGCACTTCGTGCTCTGGGGCTGCCTGCACGTCTACCAGCGCATGATCGACAAGGCCGAAGACGTGTGCCTGTTCGTGGTGCAGCCCGGGGAGCTGGTGGGGCAGCTGGCCGTGCTTACCGGCGAGCCCCTCATCTTCACGCTGCGAGCCCAGCGTGATTGCACCTTCCTGCGGATCTCCAAGTCTGACTTCTATGA GATCATGCGTGCACAGCCCAGTGTAGTGCTGAGCGCCGCGCAGACCGTGGCCGCGAGGATGTCGCCCTTCGTGCGCCAGATGGACTTCGCCATCGACTGGACAGCGGTAGAGGCGGGACGCGCACTGTACAG gcagggCGACCGCTCCGACTGCACCTACATCGTGCTCAATGGGCGGCTGCGAAGTGTCATCCAGCGTGGCAATGGCAAGAAGGAGTTGGTGGGCGAGTACGGCCGCGGGGATCTCATAGGAGTG GTGGAGGCGCTGACCAGgcagccacgtgccacaacggtgcACGCGGTGCGCGACACAGAGCTGGCCAAACTCCCCGAGGGCACCCTGGGCCACATCAAACGTCGATACCCGCAG GTTGTCACCCGCCTCATCCACCTGCTGAGCCAGAAAATTCTGGGGAATTTGCAGCAGCTGCAAGGACCCTTCCCAG GTTCGGGCCTAGGTGTTCCCCCTCACTCGGAGCTCACCAACCCAGCCAGCAACCTGGCAACGGTGGCAGTGCTGCCCGTGTGTGCCGAGGTGCCCATGGTGGCCTTCATGCTGGAGCTGCAGCATGCTTTGCAAGCCATTG GCCCCACACTTCTTCTCAACAGTGACATCATCCGGGCACGCCTGGGGGCCTCTGCACTGGAcag CATCCAAGAATTCCGGCTGTCAGGGTGGCTGGCCCAGCAGGAGGACACGCACCGCATCGTGCTCTACCAGACGGACGCATCGCTGACGCCCTGGACCGTGCGCTGCCTGCGCCAGGCCGACTGCATCCTCATCGTGGGCCTTGGCGACCAGGAGCCCACGCTTGGCCAG CTGGAGCAGATGCTGGAGAACACGGCGGTGCGCGCCCTCAAGCAGCTGGTCCTGCTGCACCGCGAGGAGGGCCCGGGTCCCACGCGCACAGTGGAGTGGCTCAACATGCGCAGCTGGTGCTCGGGGCACCTGCATCTGCGCTGTCCGCGCCGCCTCTTCTCGCGCCGCAGCCCCGCCAAGCTG CACGAGCTCTACGAGAAGGTTTTCTCGAGGCGCGCTGACCGGCACAGCGACTTCTCCCGCCTGGCGCGGGTGCTCACAGGCAACACCATCGCCTTGGtgctgggcgggggcggggccag AGGCTGCTCACATATCGGAGTGCTGAAGGCATTAGAGGAGGCGGGGGTCCCTGTCGACCTGGTGGGCGGCACGTCCATCGGCTCCTTCATCGGGGCCCTGTACGCCGAGGAGCGGAGCGCCAGCCGCACTAAGCAGCGGGCCCGGGAGTGGGCCAAG AGCATGACTTCAGTTCTGGAGCCCGTGCTGGACCTCACCTACCCCGTCACCTCCATGTTCACGGGGTCGGCCTTCAACCGCAGCATCCACCGTGTCTTCCAGGACAAGCAGATCGAG GACCTGTGGCTGCCGTACTTCAACGTGACCACGGACATCACCGCCTCAGCCATGCGTGTCCACAAAGATG GCTCCCTGTGGCGATACGTGCGTGCCAGCATGACACTCTCGGGATACCTGCCGCCACTGTGTGACCCCAAGGATGGGCACCTCCTCATGGACGGCGGCTACATCAACAACCTACCAG CGGACATTGCTCGCAGCATGGGTGCCAAGACGGTCATTGCCATCGACGTGGGAAGCCAGGATGAGACGGACCTTAGCACCTACGGGgacagcctctctggctggtggcTGCTGTGGAAGCGGCTGAACCCCTGGGCAGACAAGATCAAGGTTCCAGACATGGCCGAGATCCAGTCTCGCCTGGCCTATGTGTCCTGCGTGCGGCAGCTGGAGGTCGTGAAGTCCAGCTCGTACTGCGAGTACCTGCGCCCACCCATCGACTGCTTCAAGACCATGGACTTCGGGAAGTTCGACCAGATCTAT GATGTGGGCTACCAGTACGGGAAGGCCGTGTTTGGGGGCTGGACCCGGGGCGACATCATTGAAAAGATGCTCACGGACCGACGGTCTGCAGACCTTAATGAGAGCCGCCGTGCAGAT GTGCTTGCCTTCCCCAGCTCCGGCTTCACCGACTTGGCGGAGATCGTGTCCAGGATCGAGCCCCCCACGAGCTACGTTTCTGTTTCCGACGGCTGCGCAGATG GGGAGGAGTCGGACTGCCTGACTGAGTATGAGGAGGACGTGGGGCCAGACTGCTCGCGGGACGAAGGGGGCTCTCCAGAGGGCGCGAGCCCCAGCACTGCCTCCGAGATG GAGGAGGGGAAGCCGATCCTCCGGCACCGGAGCTGTCTGCCGCAGGATGCCCCCAGATCTGCGGATGCCTGA
- the PNPLA6 gene encoding patatin-like phospholipase domain-containing protein 6 isoform X5, translated as MEAPLQTGMVLGVMIGAGVAVLVTAVLILLLVRRLRVPKTPAPDGPRYRFRKRDKVLFYGRKIMRKVSQSTSSLVDASVSTTSRPRMKKKLKMLNIAKKILRIQKEAPTLQRKEPPPAVLEADLTEGDLANSHLPSEVLYMLKNVRVLGHFEKPLFLELCRHMVFQRLSQGDYVFRPGQPDASIYVVQDGLLELCLPAPDGKECVVKEVVPGDSVNSLLSILDVITGHQHPQRTVSARAARDSTVLRLPVEAFSAVFTKYPESLVRVVQIIMVRLQRVTFLALHNYLGLTNELFSHEIQPLRLFPSPGLPARTSPVRGSKRIASTSASEEARETPGRPPDPTGAPLPATAGDPVKPTSLEAPSAPLLSRCISMPVDISGLQGGPRSDFDMAYERGRISVSLQEEASWGPQAALARTPTQEPREQPAGACEYSYCEDESATGGCPFGPYQGRQTSSIFEAAKRELAKLMRIEDPSLLNSRVLLHHTKAGTIIARQGDQDVSLHFVLWGCLHVYQRMIDKAEDVCLFVVQPGELVGQLAVLTGEPLIFTLRAQRDCTFLRISKSDFYEIMRAQPSVVLSAAQTVAARMSPFVRQMDFAIDWTAVEAGRALYRQGDRSDCTYIVLNGRLRSVIQRGNGKKELVGEYGRGDLIGVVEALTRQPRATTVHAVRDTELAKLPEGTLGHIKRRYPQVVTRLIHLLSQKILGNLQQLQGPFPAGSGLGVPPHSELTNPASNLATVAVLPVCAEVPMVAFMLELQHALQAIGPTLLLNSDIIRARLGASALDSIQEFRLSGWLAQQEDTHRIVLYQTDASLTPWTVRCLRQADCILIVGLGDQEPTLGQLEQMLENTAVRALKQLVLLHREEGPGPTRTVEWLNMRSWCSGHLHLRCPRRLFSRRSPAKLHELYEKVFSRRADRHSDFSRLARVLTGNTIALVLGGGGARGCSHIGVLKALEEAGVPVDLVGGTSIGSFIGALYAEERSASRTKQRAREWAKSMTSVLEPVLDLTYPVTSMFTGSAFNRSIHRVFQDKQIEDLWLPYFNVTTDITASAMRVHKDGSLWRYVRASMTLSGYLPPLCDPKDGHLLMDGGYINNLPADIARSMGAKTVIAIDVGSQDETDLSTYGDSLSGWWLLWKRLNPWADKIKVPDMAEIQSRLAYVSCVRQLEVVKSSSYCEYLRPPIDCFKTMDFGKFDQIYDVGYQYGKAVFGGWTRGDIIEKMLTDRRSADLNESRRADVLAFPSSGFTDLAEIVSRIEPPTSYVSVSDGCADGEESDCLTEYEEDVGPDCSRDEGGSPEGASPSTASEMEEGKPILRHRSCLPQDAPRSADA; from the exons ATGGAGGCGCCGCTTCAAACCGGAATG GTGCTGGGCGTGATGATCGGGGCTGGAGTCGCGGTGCTGGTCACGGCCGTGCTCATCCTCCTGCTGGTGCGGAGGCTTCGAGTGCCGA AAACTCCAGCCCCGGATGGCCCGCGGTATCGATTCCGGAAGAGAGATAAAGTGCTTTTCTATGGCCGGAAGATTATGCGGAAG GTATCACAATCCACTTCTTCGCTGGTGGACGCCTCCGTCTCCACCACTTCCCGGCCACGCATGAAGAAGAAActtaagatgctcaacattgctaagaA gaTCCTGCGCATCCAGAAAGAGGCGCCAACGCTGCAGCGGAAGGAGCCCCCGCCTGCGGTGCTGGAGGCTGACCTGACTGAGGGCGACCTGGCCAACTCCCACCTGCCCTCCGAGGTGCTCTACATGCTCAAGAACGTCCG GGTGCTGGGCCACTTTGAGAAGCCGCTCTTCCTGGAGCTGTGCCGGCACATGGTCTTCCAGCGGCTCAGCCAGGGTGACTACGTCTTCCGGCCAGGCCAGCCTGATGCCAGCATCTACGTGGTGCAGGATGGGCTGCTGGAGCTCTGTCTGCCGGCTCCT GATGGGAAGGAGTGTGTGGTGAAGGAAGTGGTTCCTGGGGACAGTGTCAACAGCCTTCTGAGCATCCTGGATGTCATCACC GGTCACCAGCACCCCCAGCGTACTGTGTCTGCTCGGGCGGCCCGAGACTCCACGGTGCTGCGGCTTCCAGTCGAGGCCTTCTCAGCCGTCTTCACCAAGTATCCCGAGAGCTTGGTGCGGGTAGTGCAG ATCATCATGGTGAGGCTGCAGCGGGTCACTTTCCTGGCGCTTCACAACTACCTGGGTCTGACCAACGAGCTCTTCAGCCAC gagaTCCAGCCCCTGCGCCTCTTCCCCAGCCCGGGCCTCCCAGCCCGCACCAGCCCTGTGCGTGGCTCCAAGCGGATAGCCAGCACCTCTGCTTCTGAGGAGGCGAGGGAGACGCCTGGCCGGCCGCCTGACCCCACCGGGGCCCCACTGCCTGCAACTGCAG GGGACCCAGTGAAGCCCACATCCCTGGAAGCCCCCTCGGCGCCCTTGCTGAGTCGCTGCATCTCGATGCCAGTGGACATCTCAG GCTTGCAGGGCGGCCCTCGCTCGGACTTCGACATGGCATATGAGCGGGGCCGGATCTCCGTGTCCCTGCAGGAAGAGGCCTCATGGGGGCCCCAGGCAGCCCTGGCTCGG ACCCCTACTCAGGAGCCCCGGGAGCAGCCAGCCGGCGCCTGTGAATACAGCTACTGTGAGGATGAGTCGGCCACTGGCGGGTGCCCCTTCGGGCCCTACCAGGGCCGCCAGACAAGCAGCATCTTTGAGGCGGCGAAGCGAGAGCTGGCCAAGCTGATGCGGATTGAG gaCCCCTCCCTTTTGAACAGCCGAGTCTTGCTGCACCACACCAAAGCCGGCACCATCATTGCCCGCCAGGGGGACCAG GATGTGAGCCTGCACTTCGTGCTCTGGGGCTGCCTGCACGTCTACCAGCGCATGATCGACAAGGCCGAAGACGTGTGCCTGTTCGTGGTGCAGCCCGGGGAGCTGGTGGGGCAGCTGGCCGTGCTTACCGGCGAGCCCCTCATCTTCACGCTGCGAGCCCAGCGTGATTGCACCTTCCTGCGGATCTCCAAGTCTGACTTCTATGA GATCATGCGTGCACAGCCCAGTGTAGTGCTGAGCGCCGCGCAGACCGTGGCCGCGAGGATGTCGCCCTTCGTGCGCCAGATGGACTTCGCCATCGACTGGACAGCGGTAGAGGCGGGACGCGCACTGTACAG gcagggCGACCGCTCCGACTGCACCTACATCGTGCTCAATGGGCGGCTGCGAAGTGTCATCCAGCGTGGCAATGGCAAGAAGGAGTTGGTGGGCGAGTACGGCCGCGGGGATCTCATAGGAGTG GTGGAGGCGCTGACCAGgcagccacgtgccacaacggtgcACGCGGTGCGCGACACAGAGCTGGCCAAACTCCCCGAGGGCACCCTGGGCCACATCAAACGTCGATACCCGCAG GTTGTCACCCGCCTCATCCACCTGCTGAGCCAGAAAATTCTGGGGAATTTGCAGCAGCTGCAAGGACCCTTCCCAG CAGGTTCGGGCCTAGGTGTTCCCCCTCACTCGGAGCTCACCAACCCAGCCAGCAACCTGGCAACGGTGGCAGTGCTGCCCGTGTGTGCCGAGGTGCCCATGGTGGCCTTCATGCTGGAGCTGCAGCATGCTTTGCAAGCCATTG GCCCCACACTTCTTCTCAACAGTGACATCATCCGGGCACGCCTGGGGGCCTCTGCACTGGAcag CATCCAAGAATTCCGGCTGTCAGGGTGGCTGGCCCAGCAGGAGGACACGCACCGCATCGTGCTCTACCAGACGGACGCATCGCTGACGCCCTGGACCGTGCGCTGCCTGCGCCAGGCCGACTGCATCCTCATCGTGGGCCTTGGCGACCAGGAGCCCACGCTTGGCCAG CTGGAGCAGATGCTGGAGAACACGGCGGTGCGCGCCCTCAAGCAGCTGGTCCTGCTGCACCGCGAGGAGGGCCCGGGTCCCACGCGCACAGTGGAGTGGCTCAACATGCGCAGCTGGTGCTCGGGGCACCTGCATCTGCGCTGTCCGCGCCGCCTCTTCTCGCGCCGCAGCCCCGCCAAGCTG CACGAGCTCTACGAGAAGGTTTTCTCGAGGCGCGCTGACCGGCACAGCGACTTCTCCCGCCTGGCGCGGGTGCTCACAGGCAACACCATCGCCTTGGtgctgggcgggggcggggccag AGGCTGCTCACATATCGGAGTGCTGAAGGCATTAGAGGAGGCGGGGGTCCCTGTCGACCTGGTGGGCGGCACGTCCATCGGCTCCTTCATCGGGGCCCTGTACGCCGAGGAGCGGAGCGCCAGCCGCACTAAGCAGCGGGCCCGGGAGTGGGCCAAG AGCATGACTTCAGTTCTGGAGCCCGTGCTGGACCTCACCTACCCCGTCACCTCCATGTTCACGGGGTCGGCCTTCAACCGCAGCATCCACCGTGTCTTCCAGGACAAGCAGATCGAG GACCTGTGGCTGCCGTACTTCAACGTGACCACGGACATCACCGCCTCAGCCATGCGTGTCCACAAAGATG GCTCCCTGTGGCGATACGTGCGTGCCAGCATGACACTCTCGGGATACCTGCCGCCACTGTGTGACCCCAAGGATGGGCACCTCCTCATGGACGGCGGCTACATCAACAACCTACCAG CGGACATTGCTCGCAGCATGGGTGCCAAGACGGTCATTGCCATCGACGTGGGAAGCCAGGATGAGACGGACCTTAGCACCTACGGGgacagcctctctggctggtggcTGCTGTGGAAGCGGCTGAACCCCTGGGCAGACAAGATCAAGGTTCCAGACATGGCCGAGATCCAGTCTCGCCTGGCCTATGTGTCCTGCGTGCGGCAGCTGGAGGTCGTGAAGTCCAGCTCGTACTGCGAGTACCTGCGCCCACCCATCGACTGCTTCAAGACCATGGACTTCGGGAAGTTCGACCAGATCTAT GATGTGGGCTACCAGTACGGGAAGGCCGTGTTTGGGGGCTGGACCCGGGGCGACATCATTGAAAAGATGCTCACGGACCGACGGTCTGCAGACCTTAATGAGAGCCGCCGTGCAGAT GTGCTTGCCTTCCCCAGCTCCGGCTTCACCGACTTGGCGGAGATCGTGTCCAGGATCGAGCCCCCCACGAGCTACGTTTCTGTTTCCGACGGCTGCGCAGATG GGGAGGAGTCGGACTGCCTGACTGAGTATGAGGAGGACGTGGGGCCAGACTGCTCGCGGGACGAAGGGGGCTCTCCAGAGGGCGCGAGCCCCAGCACTGCCTCCGAGATG GAGGAGGGGAAGCCGATCCTCCGGCACCGGAGCTGTCTGCCGCAGGATGCCCCCAGATCTGCGGATGCCTGA